From one Nonomuraea polychroma genomic stretch:
- a CDS encoding ROK family protein: MTIRGGDTSRLRRINLVTTLRTVRSRGPLGLTDLAKGAALSRPTVEGLVEELLAAGWLRELPPESGQMGRPARLFAFHATGGHVLGIDIGSYTLRASVADLDGTVVAAHDEQIAPTAGRAERLAGLRTAIGAALEAGGLTADRIAAVCAGTTGVVTAEGVVKLSVGLPEWTGLDLAGELRASFGCPVLVENDCNLAALAERWRGQARSVDDLVFVLSGVRTGAGILVGGKLLKGARGGAGEIGALPLVGWHRAPVHLTGFQGLPPGTAPQDAAAQVFAAARSGDPGAQWAVEQYARDLAEGIAALVLTVDPELVVLGGGVSRSGDVLLAPVRRHLDPFCLEPPAVAISDLGEQAVVLGAIRRALDHVDARLYDFDAPLPKPSS; encoded by the coding sequence GTGACAATTCGCGGCGGCGACACCTCGCGGCTTCGCCGGATCAATCTGGTGACGACGCTCCGGACGGTCCGGTCGCGGGGGCCGCTGGGACTGACCGACCTCGCCAAGGGGGCCGCACTCTCCAGACCGACCGTCGAGGGCCTGGTCGAGGAGTTGCTGGCGGCGGGCTGGCTCAGGGAGTTGCCGCCGGAGAGCGGCCAGATGGGCCGGCCGGCCAGGTTGTTCGCCTTCCACGCGACGGGTGGCCACGTGCTCGGGATCGACATCGGCTCCTACACGCTCAGGGCCAGCGTGGCCGATCTGGACGGCACGGTCGTGGCCGCGCACGATGAGCAGATCGCCCCCACTGCCGGCCGCGCCGAGCGACTGGCGGGCCTCAGGACAGCGATCGGGGCCGCCCTGGAGGCCGGCGGGCTCACCGCGGACCGCATTGCCGCCGTTTGCGCCGGCACCACCGGCGTGGTGACCGCCGAGGGCGTGGTGAAGCTGTCGGTCGGCCTTCCTGAGTGGACCGGCCTCGATCTGGCGGGCGAGCTACGCGCGAGCTTCGGCTGCCCCGTGCTGGTGGAGAACGACTGCAACCTCGCCGCGCTCGCCGAGCGTTGGCGGGGCCAGGCCCGCAGCGTCGACGACCTGGTGTTCGTGCTGTCCGGCGTGCGCACGGGCGCGGGCATCCTGGTGGGCGGCAAGCTGCTCAAAGGCGCCAGGGGCGGTGCGGGCGAGATCGGCGCGCTGCCGCTGGTGGGCTGGCACCGCGCGCCCGTCCATCTGACGGGTTTCCAGGGCCTGCCGCCCGGCACGGCGCCACAGGACGCCGCGGCCCAGGTCTTCGCCGCGGCCAGGTCCGGCGATCCGGGCGCGCAGTGGGCGGTCGAGCAGTACGCGCGCGACCTGGCAGAAGGCATCGCCGCGTTGGTGCTGACCGTGGACCCCGAGCTGGTGGTACTCGGCGGCGGCGTCTCGCGCTCGGGCGACGTGCTGCTTGCGCCGGTGCGCCGGCATCTGGACCCGTTCTGCCTCGAACCTCCCGCGGTGGCGATCTCCGATCTGGGGGAGCAGGCCGTGGTCCTGGGTGCGATACGGCGCGCGCTCGATCACGTCGACGCCCGCCTCTACGACTTCGACGCTCCCCTCCCGAAGCCCTCCTCTTGA
- a CDS encoding Gfo/Idh/MocA family protein yields MRMVTLAVIGAGLRGSGYARLAREGGLAEVVAVAEPDEGRRADFAAEHGIPAERVFADWRDLLAGGRLADAVIVATQDRLHLQPAVRAAELGYHILLEKPMAPTEEDATAIAEAADRNGVILAVCHVLRYAPYTTRLKELLDEGRIGQIMNIQHLEQVGWWHQAHSFVRGNWRNEAESAPMLLAKACHDLDWIVHIKGAVPERVSSFGKLVHFTKESRPAGAADRCLDCSIEPTCPYSARQLYMECLADRDRHVWPLGAITRDFTEKGVLTALREGPYGRCVYACDNDVVDSQVVIMEFADGTSATCTMTAFGALEHRKTRIFGTHGSIECDGETLRVHDFLTNEVSVIDALAGADASAASGHGGGDGALMEAFVAAVRDNDPALVPTNAQASLATHRVVWAAEQARHTRTVISIGKAPHHA; encoded by the coding sequence ATGCGGATGGTCACTCTTGCCGTGATTGGGGCGGGCCTGCGCGGCAGCGGTTACGCCAGGCTGGCGCGCGAAGGCGGGTTGGCCGAGGTCGTGGCCGTCGCCGAGCCCGACGAGGGCAGGCGCGCGGACTTCGCGGCCGAGCACGGCATCCCGGCCGAGCGCGTCTTCGCCGACTGGCGGGACCTGCTGGCCGGCGGGCGGCTGGCCGACGCGGTGATCGTGGCCACGCAGGACCGCCTGCACCTCCAACCCGCCGTACGCGCGGCCGAGCTGGGTTACCACATCCTGCTGGAGAAGCCGATGGCGCCGACGGAGGAGGACGCCACGGCCATCGCCGAGGCCGCCGACCGCAACGGCGTGATCCTGGCGGTCTGCCATGTGCTGCGCTACGCGCCCTACACCACCAGGCTCAAGGAGCTCCTGGACGAGGGCCGGATCGGCCAGATCATGAACATCCAGCACCTGGAGCAGGTCGGCTGGTGGCACCAGGCACACTCCTTCGTGCGGGGGAACTGGCGAAACGAGGCCGAGTCGGCCCCGATGCTACTCGCCAAGGCCTGCCATGATCTCGATTGGATCGTGCACATCAAGGGTGCGGTGCCCGAGCGGGTCTCCTCCTTTGGCAAGCTCGTCCACTTCACCAAAGAGAGCAGGCCCGCGGGGGCTGCCGACCGATGCCTGGACTGCTCGATAGAACCCACCTGCCCCTACTCGGCCAGGCAGTTGTACATGGAGTGCCTCGCCGATAGGGACCGGCACGTCTGGCCGCTGGGCGCGATCACCCGTGACTTCACCGAGAAGGGCGTGCTCACGGCCCTGCGCGAGGGCCCGTACGGCAGATGCGTCTACGCCTGCGACAACGACGTGGTCGACAGCCAGGTGGTGATCATGGAGTTCGCCGACGGCACGAGCGCCACCTGTACCATGACCGCGTTCGGTGCGCTCGAGCACAGGAAGACCAGGATCTTCGGCACGCACGGCTCGATCGAGTGCGACGGCGAGACGCTCCGTGTCCACGACTTCCTCACCAATGAGGTGTCGGTGATCGATGCCCTCGCCGGAGCGGACGCCTCGGCCGCCTCCGGGCACGGAGGTGGTGACGGAGCTCTGATGGAGGCGTTCGTCGCCGCCGTCCGCGACAACGACCCGGCCCTGGTCCCGACCAACGCACAAGCCAGCCTCGCCACGCACCGGGTGGTCTGGGCCGCGGAACAGGCCAGGCACACCCGAACCGTCATCTCGATAGGAAAGGCCCCCCACCATGCGTAA
- a CDS encoding extracellular solute-binding protein — translation MTALLLIGALGLAACGKKNSGEPAQQSLSYRSSWGAAEPQAKIIKTILDDFAKETGTKVDLKFVGRTGNENLNAEMASGQGPDLFDTTTGDIDTLTAQHIIGPLDDVENAQVPGEGKTVKEVLPEPVRRASSGKNGLAYLPHTIISTAVWYNAAKHPGLNPQTWEEFIAFLDESKKAGRTPIGQDGTIAFYNVYWFYSLLVGANGAGSLAELAKDAANWDKPQVLDAAKKVEQLAQGGYFQRDFMATKFPAAQNAWAQGTYDLNLNGTWLASEVQPQLAPGFKVASFQVPAGGKRSIEVGTLGWGVNAKGKNVATAKKFLAFALQKKYMEQFSTVALNIPSRGDVPAPAHMADVQKAVLEAKETHLSYDYAGADKTWWGDMFLPLSDKLLSGKIDATTFVREGKKRTAEHLANG, via the coding sequence ATGACGGCTCTCCTCCTGATCGGTGCCCTCGGCCTGGCCGCGTGCGGCAAGAAGAACAGCGGTGAACCCGCCCAGCAGTCCCTGTCCTACCGCTCGTCCTGGGGCGCGGCGGAGCCCCAGGCGAAGATCATTAAGACGATTCTCGACGATTTCGCCAAGGAGACCGGCACCAAGGTCGACCTGAAGTTCGTCGGCCGCACCGGCAACGAGAACCTCAACGCCGAGATGGCCTCCGGCCAGGGCCCCGACCTGTTCGACACCACCACCGGCGACATCGACACCCTGACCGCCCAGCACATCATCGGCCCGCTGGACGACGTGGAGAACGCGCAGGTCCCCGGCGAGGGCAAGACGGTCAAGGAGGTGCTCCCCGAGCCGGTACGGCGGGCCTCCTCCGGCAAGAACGGCCTGGCCTACCTTCCGCACACGATCATCTCCACCGCCGTCTGGTACAACGCGGCCAAGCACCCCGGGCTGAACCCGCAGACCTGGGAGGAGTTCATCGCCTTCCTCGATGAGTCCAAGAAGGCCGGCCGTACCCCGATCGGCCAGGACGGCACCATCGCCTTCTACAACGTCTACTGGTTCTACAGCCTGCTGGTGGGCGCCAACGGCGCGGGGAGCCTCGCCGAGCTGGCCAAGGACGCCGCCAACTGGGACAAGCCCCAGGTGCTCGACGCGGCCAAGAAGGTCGAGCAACTCGCCCAGGGCGGCTACTTCCAGCGGGACTTCATGGCGACCAAGTTCCCCGCCGCACAGAACGCCTGGGCGCAGGGCACATACGACCTGAACCTCAACGGCACCTGGCTGGCCAGCGAGGTCCAGCCCCAGCTGGCTCCCGGCTTCAAGGTCGCCTCGTTCCAGGTCCCCGCCGGCGGTAAGAGGTCCATCGAGGTGGGAACCCTCGGATGGGGCGTGAACGCCAAGGGCAAGAACGTCGCCACGGCCAAGAAGTTCCTGGCTTTCGCGCTGCAGAAGAAGTACATGGAGCAGTTCTCCACCGTGGCGCTGAACATCCCCTCACGCGGTGACGTGCCCGCGCCCGCGCACATGGCGGACGTGCAGAAGGCGGTGCTGGAGGCCAAGGAGACGCACCTGAGCTACGACTACGCGGGTGCCGACAAGACCTGGTGGGGCGATATGTTCCTGCCTCTGAGCGACAAGCTGCTCTCCGGCAAGATCGACGCGACCACGTTCGTCCGGGAGGGCAAGAAGCGGACGGCGGAGCACCTGGCGAACGGATGA
- a CDS encoding carbohydrate ABC transporter permease — translation MKTYERAFWPFLLPALLVYTLLFVAPSLFGIWVSLTRWSGPGSEMTWRGLDNYVALLHNEVFATAFTNTFVMAIVGGGLIFAITFLAMVVLRQLKGRAFIRAVVFLPMVISIIAIGAAVGFLLNPEGAVNTVLGWFGLDPQPWLGPEMVFRCIVGGLIWSSTGFYVALMMSAADAIPAHVYEDAQLIGATKWEQFRHITLPLTWDVFAVSAVLWVVGSLKIFDIVLAFTTAGTAAAPPIPARTIAVQQYIVVKGAGLPELGSAAAMGVMTLLVTAVLIVLTRRITRRDRVELS, via the coding sequence ATGAAAACCTATGAACGGGCCTTCTGGCCCTTCCTGCTGCCCGCGCTCCTGGTCTACACCCTGCTGTTCGTCGCGCCCTCCCTGTTCGGGATCTGGGTCAGTCTCACCAGATGGTCGGGACCCGGCTCGGAGATGACCTGGCGGGGGCTGGACAACTACGTGGCGCTGCTGCACAACGAGGTCTTCGCCACGGCCTTCACCAACACGTTCGTGATGGCGATCGTCGGCGGCGGCCTGATCTTCGCCATCACCTTCCTCGCCATGGTCGTGCTCAGGCAGCTCAAGGGGCGGGCCTTCATCCGGGCCGTCGTCTTCCTGCCGATGGTCATCTCGATCATCGCGATCGGCGCGGCGGTCGGCTTCCTGCTCAACCCCGAGGGCGCGGTCAACACCGTGCTCGGCTGGTTCGGCCTCGATCCGCAGCCCTGGCTCGGCCCCGAGATGGTGTTCCGCTGCATCGTGGGCGGGCTGATCTGGTCGAGCACCGGCTTCTACGTCGCGCTGATGATGTCGGCCGCCGACGCCATCCCGGCGCACGTGTACGAGGACGCCCAGCTCATCGGGGCCACCAAATGGGAGCAGTTCCGGCACATCACGCTCCCGTTGACCTGGGACGTCTTCGCGGTCTCCGCCGTACTCTGGGTGGTCGGCAGCCTGAAGATCTTCGACATCGTGCTGGCCTTCACCACCGCGGGCACCGCTGCCGCACCGCCGATCCCCGCCCGCACGATCGCGGTGCAGCAGTACATCGTGGTGAAGGGCGCCGGCCTGCCGGAGCTCGGAAGCGCGGCGGCCATGGGCGTGATGACGCTCCTTGTGACGGCCGTACTCATCGTGCTGACCCGGCGCATCACCCGGCGTGATCGAGTGGAGCTGTCATGA
- a CDS encoding carbohydrate ABC transporter permease, with protein sequence MRRLIGDILLPRATAVALWAWVAFNLALIAWVGIQSLKDSRDVWLHPFALPTTPRWDNFSSAWQAAEFSSAALNSVVLTAFGAVLIVAISAPAAYVLARSSRRVAAPTISYFAMGLSIPIQTILVPIVVVKLSVYTFMEDWVTGWWDNRITLLVFQVALSVPFAVFVLTGYMRSLPHEIEEAAEIDGAGPLRAFVQVIMPVARPGLTTVFVLNVMGLWNETLLALLIAPLPEERNLPAALLGLYSSMQYSSDWGGMFAGIVILVYPMIVLYIWLGRRIVDGMTAGISR encoded by the coding sequence ATGAGACGTCTGATCGGGGACATCCTGCTGCCCAGGGCCACGGCTGTCGCGCTGTGGGCCTGGGTGGCCTTCAACCTCGCCCTGATCGCGTGGGTGGGCATCCAGTCGCTGAAGGACTCGCGGGACGTGTGGCTGCATCCGTTCGCGCTGCCGACGACCCCGCGATGGGACAACTTCAGCTCGGCGTGGCAGGCGGCCGAATTCTCGTCCGCGGCCTTGAACAGTGTGGTGCTGACCGCGTTCGGCGCCGTGCTGATCGTGGCGATCTCCGCCCCCGCCGCGTATGTGCTGGCACGCTCGAGCCGGCGCGTCGCCGCCCCCACGATCAGCTATTTCGCGATGGGGCTGAGCATCCCGATTCAGACGATCCTGGTGCCGATCGTGGTGGTCAAGCTGTCGGTCTACACATTCATGGAGGACTGGGTCACCGGCTGGTGGGACAACCGCATCACCTTGCTGGTCTTCCAGGTGGCGCTGTCGGTGCCCTTCGCGGTGTTCGTGCTCACCGGCTACATGCGCTCGCTGCCGCACGAGATCGAGGAGGCGGCCGAGATCGACGGCGCCGGCCCGCTCCGCGCGTTCGTTCAGGTCATCATGCCCGTGGCCAGGCCGGGTCTGACCACTGTGTTCGTGCTCAACGTCATGGGTCTGTGGAACGAGACCCTGCTCGCCCTGCTGATCGCCCCACTCCCTGAGGAACGCAACCTGCCTGCCGCGCTCCTCGGTCTGTACAGCAGCATGCAGTACAGCTCCGACTGGGGCGGCATGTTCGCGGGCATCGTGATCCTGGTCTATCCCATGATCGTGCTCTACATCTGGCTGGGCCGCCGGATCGTCGACGGCATGACCGCCGGAATCAGCAGGTGA
- a CDS encoding glycoside hydrolase family 35 protein: protein MRVFSVDDGSFRLDGADFRVLSGALHYFRVHPEQWKHRLAMVRAMGLNTVETYVPWNLHEPRPGDYRRLDDLGAFLDAAAAEGLLAIVRPGPYICAEWDNGGLPAWLTGTVRAGDPGYLAHVDRYFDRLIPQVAERQVSRGGNVIMVQVENEYGSYGSDHAYLRHLADGLISRGIEVPLFTSDGPADHCLTGGTIDGVLATVNFGSEPEQAFAALRAHRPDDPLFCMEFWCGWFDHWGHEHVTRDPQDAADTLERILAAGASVNLYMAHGGTTFGTWAGANRTGDDSAGPWRPTVTSYDYDAPIDEGGAPTEKYWRFRDVLSRYGGEPPGVPAMPATLSPATLRPAHSVRLHEALDAIAWPETTAPVPPTFEDLGLDHGLVLYQATVPGPRGPYPIVLRGVHDRAHVFVDGRLAGVVERDADHPVLLAAGHAALEILVESMGRTNYGPLLGERKGILGGVLHHHQFVHGYTARPIPLEDMSRLRFQPGTTSEPLSFFRTTLEVAEPADAFLALPGWGKGYVWINGVLLGRYWKRGPQQTLYIPAPLLETGTNEIIHLELDHVGSLLQIRARPSHDGSTSHER, encoded by the coding sequence GTGCGTGTCTTCTCCGTCGATGACGGCTCATTCCGGCTGGACGGCGCCGACTTCAGGGTGCTGTCGGGCGCTCTGCACTACTTCCGCGTGCACCCCGAGCAATGGAAGCACCGGCTCGCCATGGTGCGCGCGATGGGCCTCAACACGGTCGAGACGTACGTGCCGTGGAACCTGCACGAGCCGCGACCGGGAGACTATCGCCGCCTCGACGACCTGGGCGCGTTTCTCGACGCGGCAGCGGCCGAAGGACTTCTGGCGATCGTACGGCCCGGGCCGTACATCTGCGCCGAATGGGACAACGGCGGGCTGCCCGCCTGGTTGACCGGCACCGTCCGGGCCGGCGACCCCGGCTACCTGGCCCACGTCGACCGCTACTTCGACCGGCTGATCCCCCAGGTGGCCGAGCGCCAGGTCAGCCGCGGCGGCAACGTGATCATGGTCCAGGTGGAGAACGAGTACGGCTCCTACGGCAGCGACCACGCCTACCTGCGTCACCTGGCGGACGGCCTGATCAGCCGCGGCATCGAGGTGCCCCTGTTCACCTCCGACGGGCCGGCCGACCACTGCCTGACCGGTGGCACGATCGACGGCGTGCTGGCGACGGTGAACTTCGGCTCCGAGCCTGAGCAGGCCTTCGCCGCGCTGCGTGCCCACCGGCCGGACGACCCGCTGTTCTGCATGGAGTTCTGGTGCGGCTGGTTCGACCACTGGGGGCACGAGCACGTCACCCGCGACCCGCAGGACGCCGCGGACACCCTGGAGCGGATCCTGGCCGCGGGGGCGTCGGTGAACCTGTACATGGCACACGGCGGCACCACGTTCGGCACGTGGGCGGGCGCCAATCGCACCGGGGACGACAGCGCCGGCCCATGGCGGCCCACGGTGACCTCTTATGACTACGACGCGCCCATCGACGAGGGCGGCGCGCCCACCGAGAAGTACTGGCGATTCCGGGACGTGCTCTCCCGCTACGGCGGCGAACCCCCCGGCGTGCCCGCCATGCCCGCCACACTGTCTCCCGCCACGCTACGCCCTGCGCATTCGGTGCGGCTGCACGAGGCACTGGACGCCATCGCGTGGCCGGAGACCACCGCGCCGGTGCCGCCGACGTTCGAGGATCTGGGGCTGGACCACGGCCTGGTCCTGTACCAGGCGACCGTTCCTGGACCGCGCGGGCCGTACCCGATCGTCTTGCGCGGCGTGCACGACCGCGCGCACGTCTTCGTCGACGGCCGCCTCGCAGGTGTCGTCGAGCGGGACGCCGATCACCCCGTACTGCTCGCGGCCGGGCACGCGGCCCTGGAGATCCTCGTGGAATCGATGGGACGGACCAACTACGGTCCGCTGCTCGGCGAGCGCAAGGGCATCCTCGGCGGTGTCCTGCACCACCACCAATTCGTGCACGGATACACAGCGCGGCCGATCCCGCTGGAGGACATGTCTCGACTGAGATTTCAGCCGGGAACGACGAGCGAGCCGCTCTCGTTCTTCCGCACCACACTGGAGGTGGCCGAGCCCGCGGACGCGTTCCTGGCTCTGCCCGGCTGGGGCAAGGGGTACGTCTGGATCAACGGCGTCCTGCTGGGCCGCTACTGGAAGCGAGGACCTCAGCAGACCCTGTACATCCCGGCACCCCTGCTCGAAACGGGCACCAACGAGATCATCCATTTGGAACTGGACCACGTGGGCTCCCTGCTGCAGATCCGCGCCCGGCCCTCGCACGACGGCTCGACGTCGCACGAGCGGTAG
- a CDS encoding extracellular solute-binding protein — translation MSNLSRRGALRLTACIALSCTLSLASCGRSDDTAATGTVKPIDASPATGTINVWAAQGDADVLDKVIAPFKAANPDITVKLTLIPNAEYYTKLQSAIAAGKGPDVAQLFPESQAQFLDPSILQPVPDGLVDPGAFFKSLWEAGMVKGVAYTVPWYAYTYALVYRSDLAEKAGVKAPASWDEMVPFLKALQGAGAGRGLGADIGWDIFNGQDVAMYAWQAGGSLLSSDGKWTLDTPEMVEALKFNASFFTSGVADTSGPTFLDAQPYFVAGKTASMITGPWVVGQLDTAAKKTGWTASHVATAPLPAGPSGSVSFSAGGSWGVLAGSGNTSASWKLIRYISQPSTQVAQYKAYSSLPAVVSAWDDPAIKGQPLLEAFLTQLKNTRTFPQVSTWQQVATRLGKEMEAVAKGKQTAEKAAASVQAYAESLGTGTG, via the coding sequence GTGTCCAATCTCTCCCGACGCGGTGCCCTACGGCTGACCGCCTGCATAGCTCTCAGCTGCACCCTTTCCCTGGCAAGCTGTGGGCGCAGTGATGACACTGCCGCGACAGGCACCGTCAAGCCCATCGACGCGTCCCCGGCCACCGGCACCATCAATGTCTGGGCCGCCCAGGGCGATGCCGACGTGCTCGACAAGGTCATCGCGCCCTTCAAGGCCGCGAACCCGGACATCACCGTGAAGTTGACGCTGATCCCCAACGCCGAGTACTACACCAAGCTCCAGTCGGCGATCGCGGCGGGCAAGGGACCCGATGTCGCCCAGCTCTTCCCCGAGTCGCAGGCGCAGTTCCTCGATCCGTCGATCCTTCAGCCCGTTCCGGACGGCCTCGTCGACCCGGGTGCTTTCTTCAAGAGCCTCTGGGAGGCGGGCATGGTCAAGGGCGTCGCCTACACGGTGCCCTGGTACGCCTACACCTATGCGCTCGTCTACCGCTCCGACCTGGCGGAGAAGGCGGGTGTCAAGGCGCCGGCCTCGTGGGACGAGATGGTGCCGTTCCTCAAGGCGCTCCAGGGCGCCGGCGCGGGGCGCGGCCTCGGGGCCGACATCGGCTGGGACATCTTCAACGGCCAGGACGTCGCGATGTACGCCTGGCAGGCGGGCGGCTCACTGCTCTCCTCCGACGGCAAGTGGACACTCGACACGCCGGAGATGGTCGAGGCGCTGAAGTTCAACGCGTCGTTCTTCACCTCGGGCGTCGCCGACACCAGCGGGCCCACGTTCCTGGACGCGCAGCCGTACTTCGTCGCCGGCAAGACCGCCTCCATGATCACGGGCCCGTGGGTCGTCGGTCAGCTCGACACCGCCGCGAAGAAGACCGGCTGGACGGCGTCTCACGTCGCGACCGCACCGCTGCCGGCCGGGCCGTCGGGCAGCGTCTCCTTCTCGGCGGGCGGCAGTTGGGGCGTGCTCGCCGGCAGCGGCAACACGAGCGCGTCGTGGAAGCTCATCCGGTACATCTCGCAGCCGAGCACCCAGGTCGCGCAGTACAAGGCGTACAGCTCGCTGCCGGCCGTCGTGTCCGCCTGGGACGACCCGGCCATCAAGGGCCAGCCGCTCCTCGAGGCCTTCTTGACCCAGCTGAAGAACACCCGGACGTTCCCGCAGGTGAGCACCTGGCAGCAGGTCGCGACCCGGCTGGGCAAGGAGATGGAAGCGGTGGCCAAGGGCAAGCAGACCGCGGAAAAGGCCGCCGCGAGCGTCCAGGCGTACGCCGAGAGCCTCGGCACGGGCACGGGGTGA
- a CDS encoding carbohydrate ABC transporter permease has translation MTTTVVPRAARTARRSRGSRRTAVAWLFLAPFALVFLLYTAIPTVAALGFSLTDLRGTDLRNPFAVDFTGLENYLRLFQDEIFLRDILNTALFVAVGVPLTMGIGFALALVLNAGIRRLRGMFRVVFFAPVVTNVVAVALIWQYAFNANGTVNKVLGTVGFAGPNWLDDPNLAMPVVILLGVWRNFGTAMVLFLAGLQAIPEDVYEAASIDGAGRWRQLRHITLPLLLPTTLMVSVLLTVFYLQVFDEPYLLTNGGPLGSTESVALYTYHQFGSGEFGMSSAASFVMLVLVMLVSIVQFRLLRPRA, from the coding sequence ATGACCACCACCGTCGTCCCGAGGGCGGCGCGCACGGCGCGTCGGTCCCGGGGCTCCCGTCGAACGGCTGTCGCCTGGTTGTTCCTCGCACCGTTCGCCCTCGTGTTCCTGCTCTACACGGCGATCCCCACCGTCGCCGCGCTCGGGTTCAGCCTCACCGACCTGCGGGGCACGGATCTGCGCAATCCGTTCGCCGTCGACTTCACCGGCCTGGAGAACTATCTCCGTCTGTTCCAGGACGAAATCTTCCTGCGGGACATCCTCAACACCGCCCTCTTCGTGGCGGTCGGTGTGCCGCTGACCATGGGGATCGGATTCGCCCTGGCCCTCGTGCTGAACGCAGGCATCCGGCGGCTGCGCGGCATGTTCCGCGTCGTCTTCTTCGCACCGGTCGTCACGAACGTCGTGGCGGTCGCGCTGATCTGGCAGTACGCCTTCAACGCCAACGGCACGGTCAACAAGGTGCTCGGCACCGTCGGCTTCGCCGGACCGAACTGGCTGGACGACCCGAACCTGGCCATGCCGGTGGTCATCCTGCTCGGCGTCTGGCGCAACTTCGGCACTGCGATGGTGCTGTTCCTCGCCGGTCTGCAGGCGATTCCTGAGGACGTGTACGAGGCCGCCTCCATCGACGGGGCCGGCCGGTGGCGGCAGCTGAGGCACATCACCCTGCCGCTGCTGCTGCCCACCACGCTCATGGTGTCGGTGCTGCTGACCGTCTTCTACCTCCAGGTGTTCGACGAGCCGTACCTGCTGACGAACGGCGGCCCGCTGGGCTCCACGGAATCGGTGGCGCTGTACACCTACCACCAGTTCGGATCCGGTGAGTTCGGGATGTCCTCGGCCGCGTCCTTCGTGATGCTCGTGCTCGTGATGCTGGTGAGCATCGTCCAGTTCCGGCTGCTGAGGCCCCGCGCATGA
- a CDS encoding carbohydrate ABC transporter permease, with the protein MTTVATVRDTEMIDDQVAVRHRSVTPSLLYGALVLCALLTMLPFVWVISGSLRSLDEIRSDPGAWLPHHITLDNFTRLFATEGFGGFMANSIVVAIIVVAGNIVAASAAGYALAKLDFAGKRLAFGAVMAAMMVPFTAVFVTQFVITVDLGLADTLTGIALPGVAMPMSVFIMRQYAMSIPGDLLEAARIDGAGEFRIFFRIFLPLAGPAVATITIMSFLTSWNNFIWPLIVAQSMSSYTLPVGLAATSQAASHVTDYGLQLAGAIVVMLPVLVLFLFLQRYFVQGIAGTGMR; encoded by the coding sequence ATGACCACGGTCGCCACGGTGCGGGACACCGAAATGATCGACGACCAGGTCGCCGTACGCCACCGGTCCGTCACCCCGTCTCTGCTGTACGGCGCGCTGGTGCTGTGCGCGCTGCTCACCATGCTTCCGTTCGTCTGGGTGATCAGCGGGTCGCTGCGCAGCCTCGACGAGATCCGCTCCGACCCCGGCGCCTGGCTTCCGCACCACATCACCCTCGACAATTTCACCCGGCTGTTCGCCACCGAGGGCTTCGGCGGGTTCATGGCCAACAGCATCGTGGTCGCGATCATCGTGGTGGCCGGCAACATCGTGGCGGCGTCCGCCGCCGGCTACGCGCTCGCCAAGCTCGACTTCGCGGGCAAGCGGCTCGCGTTCGGCGCCGTCATGGCCGCGATGATGGTGCCGTTCACCGCGGTGTTCGTCACGCAGTTCGTGATCACTGTCGACCTGGGTCTGGCGGACACTCTCACCGGTATCGCCCTGCCCGGCGTGGCGATGCCGATGTCGGTCTTCATCATGCGGCAGTACGCGATGTCGATCCCCGGCGACCTGCTCGAAGCGGCCCGCATCGACGGTGCCGGCGAGTTCCGGATCTTCTTCCGGATCTTCCTGCCGCTGGCCGGCCCCGCCGTCGCGACGATCACGATCATGTCGTTTCTCACCTCGTGGAACAACTTCATCTGGCCGCTCATCGTCGCTCAGAGCATGTCCAGCTACACGCTCCCGGTGGGTCTCGCCGCCACCAGTCAGGCCGCGTCGCACGTCACCGACTACGGACTGCAGCTCGCGGGTGCGATCGTCGTGATGCTGCCCGTGCTGGTGCTCTTCCTGTTCCTGCAGCGCTACTTCGTTCAGGGCATCGCCGGAACGGGAATGAGGTGA